One genomic region from Geotrypetes seraphini chromosome 13, aGeoSer1.1, whole genome shotgun sequence encodes:
- the LOC117347566 gene encoding C-C chemokine receptor type 8-like → MDSQSTTTFILLALNSSTNSSFHHSQSFSFPGLSVMQVKYIFASFFGVILVVGIVGNVLILLVLIDNLLSSSSSSNHISIMTGTLMVNLTISDMTFLLYNVPVMLLSFVFEDWEMGSAVCISSQSMSMWTMFCSFYTMVATSILRYMAVVHPTYSFSVSKAQRFLVCLLTWLMGFTVSIPNWMHQKVIVIDEAHHCLLLMNEHQTFWYFVLFGGVAFFPFVFLLLLCYSRIIQSLWCGRIKVVHASGNLHVNQKATIMILTVLIVFIMMWIPCSVLIFLSASHSLPHTATAFIVSNLSSVLAYSNCSVSPLICFSLSDQFQAGLKKFFKRGFSQT, encoded by the coding sequence ATGGACTCTCAGAGCACCACCACTTTCATTCTCCTGGCCCTCAACAGCAGTACCAACTCAAGCTTCCACCATAGTCAGAGCTTCAGCTTTCCTGGCCTCTCCGTTATGCAGGTTAAATATATATTTGCCTCTTTTTTTGGTGTCATCCTggtggttgggattgtggggaaTGTGTTGATACTCTTGGTTCTCATTGATAACCTGttgagtagcagcagcagcagtaatcaTATCTCTATCATGACTGGCACGCTGATGGTCAACCTCACCATCTCTGACATGACATTTCTACTCTACAATGTCCCGGTGATGCTTTTAAGCTTCGTCTTTGAGGACTGGGAGATGGGCTCGGCTGTCTGCATCAGCAGCCAAAGCATGTCCATGTGGACCATGTTCTGCAGCTTCTACACCATGGTGGCTACTTCTATCTTACGTTACATGGCAGTGGTGCATCCAACATACTCCTTCTCTGTAAGCAAGGCCCAGAGGTTCCTAGTGTGCCTTCTTACCTGGCTCATGGGATTTACTGTTTCAATTCCCAACTGGATGCACCAGAAGGTCATCGTGATTGATGAAGCCCACCACTGTTTGTTACTGATGAATGAACATCAAACTTTCTGGTACTTTGTCCTTTTTGGAGGTGTTGCATTTTTCCCATTTGTGTTCCTCTTACTTCTATGCTACTCCAGGATCATCCAGTCCCTCTGGTGTGGGAGGATTAAGGTTGTCCATGCTTCTGGAAACCTCCATGTTAATCAGAAGGCCACTATCATGATACTCACTGTCCTAATTGTCTTTATCATGATGTGGATACCATGTTCTGTTCTCATATTCCTCTCAGCTAGCCATAGTCTTCCTCATACAGCCACGGCTTTCATTGTTTCCAATCTGTCCTCCGTGCTGGCATACTCCAACTGCTCCGTGAGCCCTCTCATCTGCTTCTCACTATCTGACCAGTTCCAGGCTGGCCTAAAAAAGTTCTTTAAGAGAGGTTTCTCCCAAACCTAG